Proteins from a single region of Haloarcula laminariae:
- a CDS encoding DUF7331 family protein, with protein sequence MDTTTSEPADDQSIRTPERDDYDRYSHITTETAEIIYDTQHDTAWIQATGSVRLEEWR encoded by the coding sequence ATGGACACCACAACGAGCGAGCCGGCGGACGACCAGTCGATAAGGACCCCCGAACGAGACGACTACGACCGGTACAGCCACATTACGACCGAGACGGCCGAGATTATCTACGACACCCAGCACGACACCGCCTGGATTCAGGCCACCGGGTCGGTGCGCCTCGAAGAGTGGCGGTAG
- a CDS encoding Brp/Blh family beta-carotene 15,15'-dioxygenase produces MAYTRRFGRGGLAADGAGGTPLTVSRVALLVLIAGFGAGRVAGLEVSLRVQAGVYLLGMVAMNLPHGGYEHFENLRRRAATFQGGYVGAYLLSVALFVGLLVLAPVAGLALAVSVAMAKGGLGGLKVMDALPGTDHLRTRPQRWLAAAVRGGAVMVVPMVFWPDVFYAFSTIMVSIFEPGALSGVAGDFGARRVALGAGYGALLATHLGLGYWRSAGTGSFLADAAETLLLVAYFALVPVVIAVGLYFPLWYSARQVARTTAVDDEPADAGGGWLDFLDADEPRLVALGAWGVLIAGSIATFGLAALVWTIAPQPLGGAGPLPGLVAFWSIFVSIIALPHVIVGGLADRERGIWYVP; encoded by the coding sequence ATGGCCTACACACGGCGCTTCGGGCGTGGCGGCCTGGCCGCTGACGGGGCCGGCGGCACGCCTCTGACGGTGTCCCGCGTCGCGCTGCTGGTGTTGATAGCCGGGTTCGGAGCCGGCAGAGTGGCCGGGCTGGAGGTGTCGCTGCGCGTCCAGGCCGGCGTCTACCTCCTCGGGATGGTCGCGATGAACCTCCCTCACGGGGGGTACGAGCACTTCGAGAACCTCAGGCGGCGGGCCGCGACGTTCCAGGGCGGGTACGTCGGCGCGTACCTGCTCTCGGTCGCCCTGTTCGTCGGGCTCCTGGTCCTGGCTCCGGTCGCCGGCCTGGCGCTCGCGGTGAGCGTCGCGATGGCGAAGGGCGGTCTGGGCGGCCTGAAGGTCATGGACGCGCTGCCGGGCACCGACCACCTCCGAACGAGACCACAGCGGTGGCTCGCCGCCGCGGTCCGCGGTGGCGCGGTGATGGTCGTCCCCATGGTGTTCTGGCCCGACGTGTTCTACGCCTTCAGCACCATCATGGTGAGCATCTTCGAGCCCGGCGCGCTCTCCGGTGTCGCCGGGGACTTCGGTGCGCGACGGGTCGCGCTGGGGGCCGGCTACGGCGCCCTGCTCGCCACACACCTCGGGCTGGGCTACTGGCGGTCGGCGGGGACCGGCTCCTTTCTCGCCGACGCCGCCGAGACGCTCCTGCTCGTGGCGTACTTCGCGCTCGTCCCCGTCGTCATCGCCGTCGGGCTGTACTTCCCGCTGTGGTACTCGGCCAGGCAGGTCGCCCGAACGACGGCCGTCGACGACGAGCCCGCGGACGCCGGCGGCGGCTGGCTCGACTTCCTCGATGCCGACGAGCCGCGGCTGGTCGCGCTGGGCGCGTGGGGCGTCCTCATCGCCGGCAGCATCGCCACGTTCGGGCTGGCTGCCCTCGTGTGGACCATCGCCCCGCAGCCGCTGGGCGGCGCCGGCCCGCTCCCCGGACTGGTGGCGTTCTGGAGCATCTTCGTGAGCATCATCGCACTGCCACACGTCATCGTGGGCGGGCTGGCGGACCGCGAGCGCGGCATCTGGTACGTCCCCTGA
- a CDS encoding CoA-binding protein, with protein sequence MPVTDERDLREILALDRVAVVGCSATPGKDAHEIPKYLLDHGYDVVPVNPYADEIFGRECYDSLADVPGEVDIVDVFRPSEEVAGIVDDALARDDDAVIWLQLGIHDDEAVARAEAAGRRVVQDRCMKPTHQSLLG encoded by the coding sequence ATGCCAGTCACTGACGAACGGGACCTCAGGGAGATACTCGCGCTGGACCGCGTCGCCGTCGTCGGCTGCTCGGCGACCCCCGGGAAGGACGCCCACGAGATACCGAAGTACCTCCTCGACCACGGGTACGACGTCGTCCCCGTCAACCCCTACGCCGACGAGATATTCGGCCGGGAGTGTTACGACAGCCTGGCCGACGTCCCCGGCGAGGTGGACATCGTCGACGTCTTCAGACCGAGCGAGGAAGTCGCCGGCATCGTCGACGACGCCCTCGCCAGGGACGACGACGCCGTCATCTGGCTCCAGTTGGGTATCCACGACGACGAGGCGGTGGCCCGCGCCGAGGCGGCCGGCCGACGCGTCGTCCAGGACCGGTGTATGAAACCGACCCATCAGTCACTGCTCGGGTGA
- a CDS encoding zinc ribbon domain-containing protein: MDEGQGTDSGGPLGGEPGELVCPACGADMERATPACPDCGEQLVPDEVAELLDERMAAAFDSEVNTAPRWAVVLTGLALGIAVAPLVVYAAIIAVGELPLAVLVGLGLAGWLLPAAALSRLPNPSAVLSRGLYLVVGGVGAVVLAIGYDAVSAGSSVVTGDAGLVVGALALPAMLALLLARRVAGRAARQARGEPGPLHERAGIETEDDADDG, translated from the coding sequence ATGGACGAGGGACAGGGGACGGATAGCGGCGGGCCGCTGGGCGGCGAGCCCGGTGAGCTGGTCTGTCCGGCCTGTGGCGCCGACATGGAGCGGGCGACCCCGGCCTGTCCCGACTGCGGCGAGCAGTTGGTCCCCGACGAGGTGGCCGAGCTGCTCGACGAGCGGATGGCCGCGGCCTTCGACTCGGAGGTGAATACGGCGCCGCGCTGGGCGGTCGTGCTGACCGGGCTGGCGCTGGGCATCGCCGTCGCCCCGCTGGTCGTCTACGCCGCCATCATCGCCGTCGGCGAGCTCCCGCTCGCGGTTCTGGTCGGGCTGGGACTGGCCGGCTGGCTCCTGCCCGCGGCGGCGCTCTCGCGGCTCCCGAACCCGAGCGCGGTGCTCTCCCGCGGGCTCTATCTCGTCGTCGGCGGCGTCGGCGCCGTGGTCCTCGCCATCGGATACGACGCGGTGTCAGCGGGGTCGTCGGTGGTCACTGGCGACGCCGGACTCGTCGTCGGGGCGCTGGCGCTCCCGGCGATGCTCGCGCTCCTGCTGGCTCGCCGCGTCGCCGGCCGGGCGGCCAGACAGGCCCGCGGGGAGCCGGGCCCGCTCCACGAGCGTGCGGGCATCGAGACCGAGGACGACGCTGACGACGGCTGA
- a CDS encoding DUF5786 family protein, whose translation MGFGSYDESEQKDQDVDADDSEGVAVHENEHDGDVSFEVEGSTSDLVDKLGDMRDEE comes from the coding sequence ATGGGTTTTGGTAGCTACGACGAGTCCGAGCAGAAGGACCAAGACGTGGACGCGGACGACAGCGAGGGCGTCGCCGTCCACGAGAACGAACACGACGGGGACGTCTCCTTCGAAGTCGAGGGGTCGACAAGCGACCTCGTCGACAAACTCGGCGATATGCGGGACGAGGAGTAG
- a CDS encoding BolA/IbaG family iron-sulfur metabolism protein → MNADEVAAIIEREIPEATATVTTPRDPDDDKHYAVDVVSPAFDGKSLVDQHQLVHDALGDHLTRDIHAIELTTDTPE, encoded by the coding sequence ATGAACGCAGACGAAGTCGCGGCCATCATCGAGCGGGAGATTCCCGAGGCGACGGCGACGGTGACCACGCCGCGCGACCCCGACGACGACAAGCACTACGCGGTCGACGTGGTCTCGCCGGCCTTCGACGGGAAGTCCCTCGTCGACCAGCACCAGCTCGTTCACGACGCGCTCGGGGACCACCTCACCAGGGACATCCACGCCATCGAACTGACCACCGACACGCCGGAGTGA
- a CDS encoding glutaredoxin family protein has product MSFEPETLSPEEAQANVEETIENNDVALFMKGTEMMPQCGYSRKALGLIGQYRDDVATVNVLTATEAYREALSEYSGRETVPQTFVDGEFVGGSDILEQLDDSGDLAETLNA; this is encoded by the coding sequence ATGAGCTTCGAACCCGAGACGCTCTCGCCCGAAGAGGCCCAGGCGAACGTCGAAGAGACAATCGAGAACAACGACGTCGCGCTGTTCATGAAAGGCACCGAGATGATGCCCCAGTGTGGCTACTCGCGGAAGGCGCTGGGGCTCATCGGGCAGTATCGTGACGACGTAGCGACGGTGAACGTCCTGACGGCCACGGAGGCCTACCGGGAGGCCCTCTCGGAGTACAGCGGGCGCGAGACCGTTCCCCAGACGTTCGTCGACGGCGAGTTCGTCGGCGGCAGCGACATCTTAGAACAGCTCGACGACAGCGGCGACCTCGCCGAGACGCTGAACGCGTAA
- a CDS encoding beta-CASP ribonuclease aCPSF1, producing MSTADETLEKIKAQVEAETPDDITIASVSFEGPELVIYTPEAKEVATRDGIVRNLAQTLRKRINVRPTQDALVPQAEAESVIESTIPEDAGVQNLDFDGDTGEVFIEAEKPGRVIGRHGETLDQISANVGWTPEVVRTPPMESNTVSNVRNFLKQERNERRDILERVGRQINRPETADDDWVRLTTLGCCREVGRASFILSTPESRILIDCGDKPGAEGEVPYLQVPEALAAGPNSIDAVVLTHAHLDHSALIPILFKYGYDGPIYTTAPTRDMMGLLQLDYLDVAAKEGRAPPYESQQVRDALKHTIPLEFGNVTDIAPDIKLTMHNAGHILGSAVCHFHIGEGRYNVAFSGDIHYTDTRLLDGAVNDFPRVETLILESTYGGKDDYQTDQEDSERVLKRVINEAYEKEGKILIPAFAVGRSQELMLVLEEAMSSGDIPTMPVYLDGMIREATAIHTAYPEYLRESLRDRILYQDDNPFLADQFQQVDGGDDMRQDIVDDEPAIILTTSGMVTGGPVMSWLRLLGADPDNTMVFVGYQAEGTLGRQIQRGQDEITMSDKSGPRAERVSLNMDIETVDGFSGHADRQGLETFVETMHPRPEKVLCVHGDESSTNQLSSALYQKFNMRTFNPKNLETFRFV from the coding sequence ATGAGTACTGCAGACGAGACCTTAGAGAAGATCAAAGCACAGGTCGAGGCGGAGACGCCCGACGACATCACAATCGCATCTGTCTCCTTCGAGGGGCCGGAGCTGGTTATCTACACGCCCGAGGCCAAGGAGGTCGCTACCCGTGACGGTATCGTCCGGAACCTGGCACAGACGCTGCGAAAGCGCATCAACGTCCGCCCGACGCAGGACGCCCTGGTCCCCCAAGCCGAGGCCGAGAGCGTCATCGAGAGCACCATCCCCGAGGACGCCGGCGTCCAGAACCTGGACTTCGACGGCGACACCGGCGAGGTGTTCATCGAGGCCGAGAAACCCGGCCGTGTCATCGGTCGCCACGGCGAGACGCTGGACCAGATATCCGCAAACGTCGGCTGGACCCCCGAAGTGGTCCGGACGCCGCCGATGGAGTCAAACACCGTCTCGAACGTCCGCAACTTCCTGAAACAGGAGCGCAACGAGCGCCGGGACATCCTGGAGCGGGTCGGCCGCCAGATAAACCGGCCCGAGACTGCCGACGACGACTGGGTCCGTCTGACGACGCTTGGCTGCTGTCGCGAGGTCGGCCGCGCCTCCTTCATCCTCTCGACGCCCGAGTCGCGCATCCTCATCGACTGCGGCGACAAGCCCGGCGCCGAGGGCGAGGTCCCCTACCTCCAGGTGCCCGAAGCGCTCGCGGCGGGCCCCAACTCCATCGACGCCGTCGTTCTGACACACGCCCACCTGGACCACTCGGCGCTCATCCCAATCCTGTTCAAGTACGGCTACGACGGCCCGATATACACTACCGCGCCGACGCGGGACATGATGGGGCTGCTCCAACTGGACTACCTGGACGTGGCCGCGAAGGAGGGGCGGGCCCCGCCCTACGAGAGCCAGCAGGTCCGGGACGCGCTGAAACACACGATTCCGCTGGAGTTCGGCAACGTCACCGACATCGCGCCCGACATCAAGCTCACGATGCACAACGCCGGGCACATCCTCGGTTCCGCGGTGTGTCACTTCCACATCGGCGAGGGGCGGTACAACGTCGCCTTCTCCGGGGACATCCACTACACGGACACGCGCTTGCTCGACGGCGCGGTCAACGACTTCCCCCGCGTGGAGACGCTCATCCTCGAATCGACCTACGGCGGGAAAGACGACTACCAGACCGACCAGGAGGACTCCGAGCGCGTGCTCAAACGCGTCATCAACGAGGCCTACGAGAAGGAGGGGAAGATTCTGATTCCCGCCTTCGCCGTCGGGCGCTCGCAGGAGCTCATGCTCGTCCTGGAGGAGGCGATGTCGTCGGGCGACATCCCGACGATGCCGGTGTATCTGGACGGGATGATACGGGAGGCGACGGCCATCCACACCGCCTATCCGGAGTACCTCCGCGAGAGCCTGCGTGACCGAATCCTCTATCAGGACGACAACCCCTTCCTCGCCGACCAGTTCCAGCAGGTCGACGGCGGCGACGACATGCGACAGGACATCGTCGACGACGAGCCGGCCATCATCCTCACCACCTCGGGGATGGTCACCGGCGGGCCCGTCATGTCCTGGCTCCGCCTGCTGGGCGCGGACCCGGACAACACGATGGTGTTCGTCGGCTACCAGGCCGAGGGGACGCTGGGCCGGCAGATTCAGCGCGGCCAGGACGAGATCACGATGTCCGACAAGAGCGGGCCGCGCGCCGAGCGCGTGAGCCTGAACATGGACATCGAGACGGTCGACGGCTTCTCCGGCCACGCCGACCGCCAGGGCCTGGAGACGTT
- a CDS encoding DEAD/DEAH box helicase has translation MSDGAMEGRDAFTELGAEVRAALSERGFSTPTEPQRKAVPTLARGRDALVVAPTGTGKTETAMLPVLDALTQADDRFGIGALYVTPLRALNRDMRERLEWWGETLGLDVDVRHGDTTDYQRSKQADDPPDVLVTTPETLQAMLTGSKLRVALEDVDHVVVDEVHELAAAKRGAQLTVGLERLREVAGEFQRIGLSATVGDPDAVGEFLTGGRPCSIVEVDIGSRLDLSVVRPQVTDRDERLSSELVTDAETASHVRFIDDLITDHSSVLVFVNTRQTAEALGSRFKELGTNLGIHHGSLSKEARIEVEAAFKAGELDALLCTSSMELGIDVGRVDHVVQYGSPRQVSRLVQRVGRAGHRRDQVSSGTVVTTHADDTLEAMAIARQARAGEVEPAGIHDGSLDTVANQIAGLVMDTGEVRAMRAYEIITRAAPFRDLVEDQFKAVVRELAQSNVVWLDEDRDTLEKRRGTWQYFYQNLSMIPDEATYDVEDVASGQQVGTLDERFVVNFATPGEVFVQRGEMWRITTIDEEEETVTVSPIEDPAGEVPSWTGSEIPVPKAVAQEVGELRRVAGSQLQDGAPVESVASHVAARYDADPDTVADGLSQLDGHEGPIPDEDTVLVEFHGREVVVNACQGHKVNETLGRVLSALLGQQSGSSVAMEVDPYRIELEIPRGITAGDVVGVLEETDPDHLPALVELSLKNADALKFKLAQVATKFGSLKRWRGRGSTDFGRDRLLAALEDTPMYEEALREVRHEDLAVGETADLLGALQSGRVALETVSEHTPVGTGGRSSGRELLSPENADASVIQTVKERIQSDRVILLCLHCKQWDRKQQVGRVRDQPECPECGSTRVAALNPWADEVVKAVRADQKDDEQEKMTERAYQSGSLVQTHGKQAVVALAARGVGPHNAARIINRLREDEDEFYRDILRQEREYARTQSFWD, from the coding sequence ATGAGTGATGGGGCGATGGAGGGGCGAGACGCCTTCACCGAGCTCGGTGCGGAGGTGAGAGCGGCGCTCTCAGAGCGGGGCTTTTCGACGCCGACCGAGCCACAGCGGAAGGCCGTGCCGACCCTCGCCCGCGGCCGGGACGCCCTCGTCGTGGCGCCCACCGGGACCGGCAAGACCGAAACGGCGATGTTACCGGTACTCGACGCGCTGACCCAGGCCGACGACCGCTTCGGCATCGGTGCGCTGTACGTCACGCCGTTGCGGGCCCTGAACCGCGACATGCGCGAGCGCCTGGAGTGGTGGGGCGAGACCCTCGGCCTCGACGTCGACGTGCGCCACGGCGACACGACGGACTACCAGCGGAGCAAACAGGCCGACGACCCGCCGGACGTGCTGGTCACCACGCCCGAGACGCTGCAGGCGATGCTGACGGGGTCGAAGCTCCGCGTGGCGCTGGAAGACGTCGACCACGTCGTCGTCGACGAGGTCCACGAACTCGCCGCCGCCAAGCGGGGCGCCCAGCTGACGGTCGGGCTCGAACGCCTGCGGGAAGTCGCCGGGGAGTTCCAGCGCATCGGGCTGTCGGCGACCGTGGGCGACCCCGACGCTGTCGGGGAGTTCCTCACCGGCGGGCGGCCCTGTTCGATTGTCGAGGTGGACATCGGGAGCCGCCTCGACCTCTCCGTGGTCCGCCCGCAGGTCACCGACCGCGACGAACGGCTCTCCAGCGAACTCGTCACGGACGCCGAGACCGCGAGCCACGTCCGCTTCATCGACGACCTGATTACCGACCACAGCTCCGTACTGGTGTTTGTCAACACGCGGCAGACAGCGGAGGCGCTGGGCTCGCGGTTCAAGGAGCTGGGTACGAACCTCGGCATCCACCACGGCTCGCTCTCGAAGGAGGCCCGAATCGAGGTCGAGGCGGCGTTCAAGGCCGGTGAGCTGGACGCCCTGCTCTGTACCTCCTCGATGGAGCTCGGCATCGACGTGGGACGGGTCGACCACGTCGTCCAGTACGGCAGCCCGCGGCAGGTCTCCAGGCTCGTCCAGCGCGTGGGCCGTGCCGGCCACCGCCGCGACCAGGTGTCGTCGGGGACCGTCGTCACGACCCACGCCGACGACACGCTCGAAGCGATGGCCATCGCCCGGCAGGCCCGCGCGGGCGAGGTCGAACCCGCGGGCATCCACGACGGGAGCCTGGACACCGTCGCCAACCAGATAGCGGGGCTGGTGATGGACACGGGCGAGGTTCGCGCGATGCGGGCCTACGAAATCATCACGCGGGCCGCCCCGTTCCGGGACCTCGTCGAGGACCAGTTCAAGGCCGTCGTCCGGGAACTCGCCCAGAGCAACGTCGTCTGGCTCGACGAGGACCGCGACACCCTGGAGAAACGCCGGGGCACCTGGCAGTACTTCTACCAGAACCTCTCGATGATTCCCGACGAGGCGACCTACGACGTCGAGGACGTGGCCTCGGGCCAGCAGGTCGGGACCCTGGACGAGCGCTTCGTCGTCAACTTCGCCACGCCGGGGGAGGTGTTCGTCCAGCGCGGGGAGATGTGGCGTATCACGACCATCGACGAGGAGGAGGAGACCGTCACCGTCTCGCCCATCGAGGACCCCGCCGGCGAGGTCCCCTCCTGGACCGGCTCCGAGATTCCGGTGCCGAAAGCCGTCGCACAGGAGGTCGGCGAACTGCGGCGGGTCGCGGGGAGCCAGCTACAGGACGGCGCGCCCGTGGAGTCGGTCGCGAGCCACGTCGCCGCCCGCTACGACGCCGACCCCGACACCGTCGCGGACGGGCTCTCGCAACTCGACGGCCACGAGGGGCCGATTCCGGACGAGGACACCGTCCTCGTCGAGTTCCACGGCCGCGAGGTCGTGGTCAACGCCTGCCAGGGCCACAAGGTGAACGAGACGCTCGGCCGGGTGCTTTCGGCGCTGCTGGGCCAGCAGTCGGGCTCGTCGGTCGCGATGGAAGTCGACCCCTACCGCATCGAACTGGAGATACCGCGGGGGATTACCGCCGGCGACGTCGTCGGCGTGCTGGAGGAGACCGACCCCGACCACCTGCCCGCGCTGGTCGAGTTGAGCCTGAAAAACGCCGACGCCCTGAAGTTCAAGCTCGCGCAGGTCGCGACGAAGTTCGGCTCGCTGAAGCGGTGGCGCGGCCGCGGCTCGACGGACTTCGGCCGCGACCGACTGCTCGCGGCGCTGGAAGACACCCCGATGTACGAGGAGGCCCTACGGGAGGTCCGCCACGAGGACCTCGCCGTCGGGGAGACGGCCGACCTGCTCGGGGCCCTCCAGTCCGGCCGGGTCGCGCTGGAGACGGTGAGCGAACACACGCCCGTCGGGACCGGCGGGCGCTCCTCGGGCCGGGAGCTGCTCTCGCCGGAGAACGCCGACGCGTCGGTCATCCAGACGGTAAAAGAGCGCATTCAGAGCGACCGCGTCATCCTCCTGTGTCTGCACTGCAAGCAGTGGGACCGCAAGCAGCAGGTCGGGCGCGTGCGCGACCAGCCCGAGTGCCCCGAGTGTGGCTCGACCCGCGTCGCCGCGCTGAACCCCTGGGCCGACGAGGTGGTCAAAGCGGTTCGGGCCGACCAGAAGGACGACGAGCAGGAGAAGATGACCGAGCGGGCCTACCAGTCGGGGTCGCTCGTCCAGACCCACGGCAAGCAGGCCGTCGTCGCGCTCGCGGCCCGCGGCGTCGGCCCGCACAACGCCGCCCGAATCATCAACCGCCTGCGCGAGGACGAAGACGAGTTCTACCGGGACATCCTCAGGCAGGAGCGCGAGTACGCGCGGACACAGTCGTTCTGGGACTGA
- a CDS encoding phytoene desaturase family protein — translation MIDDTPLTDETVTVVGGGVGGLSAACTLADAGADVTVLERTDSLGGVTNRLELGEFTFDTGPSWYLMPDTFERFFEHFGRSVEDYYELTRLDPQYRVFYKDGDRLDVEPDLDRIRAVFESYEDGAAEALDDYLAEAERTYEIGMDRFVYEDRARFRDLVDPSLLRAAPALTHLGSMQSYVADHFDEPKLQQLLQYTLVFLGGSPRNTPSLYNLMTHVDFELGVYYPEGGMYSLVEALVALGRGLGVSYRTGTDVTGLDPVEGGLRVTTRGDSHVADSVVANANPAHVERDLLDPGQHDRDPGYWADQTYGPSAFLLYLGVEGEVDPLAHHSLVFPTDWDPHFERIFEAPDWPENPAYYLSVASRTDDSAAPDGHHAVVVLVPVAPGLDDGPERRAAVRDRILDDLAENAGVDLRDRIVAEESACVSDFADRYRTPGGTALGLAHTLDQTGPLRPAHHAPGVEGLYYAGAFTSPGVGLPMALISGEHAAEALARDAEGSRLDGLVPNL, via the coding sequence ATGATTGACGACACACCGCTTACCGACGAGACCGTGACAGTCGTCGGCGGCGGCGTCGGCGGGCTCTCCGCGGCCTGTACGCTCGCCGACGCCGGCGCGGACGTGACCGTCCTCGAGCGGACCGACTCGCTCGGCGGCGTCACCAACAGACTGGAGCTCGGCGAGTTCACCTTCGACACCGGGCCGTCGTGGTATCTGATGCCCGACACCTTCGAGCGCTTTTTCGAGCACTTCGGCCGGTCGGTGGAGGACTACTACGAACTCACCCGACTCGACCCGCAGTACCGCGTCTTCTACAAGGACGGCGACCGGCTCGACGTCGAGCCCGACCTCGACCGGATTCGGGCCGTCTTCGAGTCCTACGAGGACGGGGCCGCCGAGGCCCTCGACGACTACCTCGCCGAGGCGGAACGCACCTACGAAATCGGGATGGACCGGTTCGTCTACGAGGACCGCGCGCGGTTCCGCGACCTGGTCGACCCGAGTCTCCTCAGGGCCGCCCCGGCGCTGACCCACCTCGGGTCGATGCAGAGCTACGTCGCCGACCACTTCGACGAGCCGAAGCTCCAGCAGCTCCTGCAGTACACGCTGGTCTTTCTCGGCGGCTCGCCCCGGAACACGCCGTCGCTGTACAACCTGATGACGCACGTGGATTTCGAGCTTGGCGTCTACTACCCCGAGGGCGGCATGTACAGCCTCGTCGAGGCGCTTGTCGCCCTGGGTCGGGGGCTGGGCGTGAGCTACCGGACCGGGACGGACGTGACCGGACTCGACCCCGTCGAGGGCGGCCTGCGCGTGACGACGCGCGGCGACAGCCACGTCGCCGACAGCGTCGTCGCGAACGCGAACCCGGCCCACGTCGAGCGGGACCTGCTCGACCCCGGCCAGCACGACCGCGACCCCGGCTACTGGGCCGACCAGACCTACGGCCCGTCCGCGTTCCTGCTGTACCTCGGCGTCGAGGGGGAGGTCGACCCGCTCGCCCACCACAGCCTCGTGTTCCCGACCGACTGGGACCCTCACTTCGAGCGCATCTTCGAAGCCCCCGACTGGCCCGAGAACCCGGCGTACTACCTCTCCGTGGCGTCGCGGACCGACGACAGCGCCGCCCCCGACGGCCACCACGCCGTCGTCGTCCTCGTCCCGGTCGCGCCCGGGCTCGACGACGGCCCGGAGCGCCGCGCGGCGGTCCGGGACCGGATACTCGACGACCTCGCCGAGAACGCGGGGGTCGACCTGCGGGACCGCATCGTCGCCGAGGAGTCGGCCTGCGTCTCCGACTTCGCCGACCGGTACCGGACGCCCGGCGGCACCGCGCTCGGGCTGGCACACACCCTCGACCAGACCGGGCCGCTGCGCCCCGCTCACCACGCGCCGGGAGTCGAGGGGCTCTACTACGCCGGCGCGTTCACGTCGCCGGGGGTCGGCCTGCCGATGGCCCTGATAAGCGGCGAACACGCCGCGGAGGCCCTGGCCCGCGACGCGGAGGGGTCGCGGCTCGACGGCCTGGTTCCGAACCTCTGA